From the Candidatus Bathyarchaeota archaeon genome, one window contains:
- a CDS encoding cation transporter, translating into LHVWCITPSKMCCMSGHVVVDGDVDRRMILVKIMDILKSEFGIDHVTIQLEDEGYPKAAGEH; encoded by the coding sequence TCTCCATGTCTGGTGTATCACACCCAGCAAAATGTGTTGCATGAGTGGGCATGTCGTGGTAGATGGAGATGTTGATAGGAGGATGATTCTTGTGAAGATCATGGACATCTTAAAGAGTGAGTTTGGAATAGACCACGTAACCATCCAACTTGAGGATGAAGGTTATCCGAAGGCTGCTGGTGAGCATTAG